A single genomic interval of Nostoc commune NIES-4072 harbors:
- a CDS encoding calcium-binding protein, which yields MPSVEADENREHRIKTEIIVDAEDKEDRAMGWYYYLEEVLNFPFMAKWTKKGRKSGSTEEKPVEVLGMAPDDECLKDMLVEVAYINGKDDDVYSAKLSEIAAIDADSETEEAIADWLYWIARGYKF from the coding sequence ATGCCTAGTGTTGAAGCCGACGAAAACCGAGAGCATCGCATTAAAACAGAGATCATTGTAGATGCTGAAGATAAAGAAGACCGGGCCATGGGTTGGTACTATTACCTCGAAGAGGTTCTGAATTTTCCCTTTATGGCTAAATGGACTAAGAAGGGACGCAAATCAGGTTCTACCGAGGAGAAACCAGTGGAAGTGCTGGGAATGGCCCCAGATGATGAGTGCTTGAAAGATATGCTTGTAGAAGTGGCTTACATTAATGGTAAAGATGATGATGTATATTCTGCAAAGTTATCTGAAATAGCAGCCATTGATGCTGACAGCGAAACTGAAGAAGCGATCGCAGATTGGCTCTATTGGATTGCCAGAGGATATAAATTTTAA
- a CDS encoding DUF1517 domain-containing protein, protein MRKKLQQTIKPLLKSLLALGLVLTLALSHADGALAARSGGRIGGGSFRVPSSRTYTPRTYSPPGGGGYYPGGGFGGGFGFPFLLPFWGIGGGFGGLFSILIFFAIANFLLQTFRRVSGGETPEADYTSNSPVSVTRLQVGLLAQARELQNELNHIAETADTNTPEGRAEVLQEASLALLRHPEYFVYAGGGTQQASLNSAESQFNRLSLAERSKFSEETISNVNNQLRGALAKDALPPAGELDNPTRLFTEGPGEYIIVTLLAATLGKFEIPTAINSADDLRQALRQIGSIPSEKLLAIEVLWTPQAENDTLTSDDVLANYPDLRLV, encoded by the coding sequence ATGCGTAAAAAACTACAACAAACCATCAAACCACTGTTAAAAAGCTTGTTAGCGCTAGGACTTGTGTTAACTTTGGCTCTTAGCCACGCCGATGGAGCATTAGCGGCCCGCAGTGGGGGTCGAATCGGTGGTGGCTCCTTTAGAGTACCTTCGAGCCGCACCTATACACCGCGCACATACTCACCTCCTGGCGGAGGCGGATACTATCCTGGTGGTGGTTTTGGTGGTGGTTTTGGCTTTCCCTTCCTACTTCCTTTCTGGGGTATTGGGGGAGGATTTGGTGGTCTATTTAGCATCTTAATTTTCTTTGCGATCGCTAATTTCTTATTGCAAACTTTCCGCCGCGTCTCTGGCGGTGAAACACCAGAAGCAGATTACACCAGTAACTCTCCGGTTTCTGTGACTCGTTTGCAAGTAGGTTTGCTAGCTCAAGCCCGTGAATTGCAAAATGAACTCAACCACATTGCTGAAACTGCTGATACCAACACCCCAGAGGGGAGAGCAGAAGTTTTACAAGAAGCCAGCCTAGCTTTACTCCGCCATCCTGAATACTTTGTGTATGCAGGTGGTGGTACTCAACAAGCCAGTTTAAATTCAGCTGAAAGTCAGTTTAATCGGCTGTCATTGGCAGAACGTAGCAAGTTTAGCGAAGAAACTATTTCTAACGTCAACAATCAGCTAAGAGGGGCCCTTGCCAAAGATGCTTTACCTCCGGCTGGTGAACTCGACAACCCCACCCGCCTATTTACCGAAGGCCCTGGTGAATACATTATCGTCACCTTGCTGGCGGCGACTTTAGGTAAGTTTGAAATTCCCACAGCGATTAACAGTGCTGATGATTTGCGTCAAGCTTTGCGCCAAATTGGTAGTATCCCCAGTGAGAAACTTCTAGCAATTGAAGTTCTTTGGACTCCGCAAGCTGAAAATGATACCCTAACATCTGATGATGTACTGGCAAATTATCCTGATTTGAGACTTGTTTAA
- a CDS encoding glycosyltransferase family 4 protein, translating to MEHISQLTAEIRDKAAYPDILVISRIFLPKEAVIGEYIYNRCLQDPERVIVLAASCSGDKVFDQSQQFPVYRWFYPRYWRSGFVGNILKPWVNIVCSFVLAIRLYFRYHYRYIEWGHGYDFPSLLLLSYFLPIRFFIYLHGNDLHCTLHNPVLRSLFKLTLKRAEGIVCNSSHTRDYLRTAFRLDTPTHVINPVIRPEKFGNNVASPSSLDDLRVRVRQAYNISESAIVILSIGRLVKHKGFDRVIDNIPLLLTFGVDVHYIICGQGSSESELKSLAHRLRVDKRVHFAGYVPERELAGYYAACDIFAMLTLLDTKANNMEGFGMVYLEASYFGKPVIAPRLGGVLDTVQHEENGILVNPNSGYEVFQAFNRLCKDQQLREQFGRKGKELAKRRTLHRSLYKSEG from the coding sequence ATGGAACATATTTCTCAACTAACAGCCGAAATTAGAGACAAAGCTGCATACCCAGATATCTTAGTCATATCCCGGATTTTTCTGCCGAAAGAAGCTGTAATTGGGGAATATATCTATAATCGCTGTCTCCAAGATCCAGAACGAGTTATTGTGCTGGCGGCTAGTTGCTCAGGAGACAAAGTATTTGATCAAAGTCAACAGTTTCCTGTATATCGCTGGTTTTATCCTAGATATTGGCGTAGTGGCTTTGTGGGAAATATCCTGAAGCCTTGGGTGAATATCGTCTGCTCATTTGTCTTAGCAATCAGACTTTATTTTCGCTATCACTACCGTTATATAGAGTGGGGCCACGGCTATGATTTCCCTTCGCTATTGCTATTGAGTTATTTCTTACCAATTCGCTTTTTTATCTATCTGCACGGCAATGATCTTCATTGTACTTTACACAATCCCGTGCTGCGATCGCTATTTAAATTAACACTCAAACGCGCCGAAGGCATTGTTTGTAACAGTTCTCATACAAGAGACTACCTTAGAACTGCTTTCCGATTAGATACTCCTACCCACGTCATTAACCCAGTAATCAGACCAGAAAAATTTGGCAATAATGTAGCAAGTCCCAGTAGCCTTGATGATTTACGTGTTCGTGTGCGTCAGGCGTACAACATTTCCGAATCAGCAATAGTTATTCTCTCCATCGGGAGGCTAGTAAAGCATAAAGGCTTCGACCGAGTAATTGATAACATTCCACTATTGCTAACTTTTGGGGTCGATGTCCACTATATAATCTGCGGTCAAGGGTCAAGTGAATCGGAACTAAAATCTCTGGCGCATCGTTTGCGGGTAGATAAGCGCGTCCACTTTGCCGGATATGTGCCTGAGCGAGAATTAGCAGGTTATTATGCTGCTTGCGATATATTTGCCATGCTGACTTTATTGGATACTAAAGCTAATAATATGGAGGGTTTTGGTATGGTTTATTTAGAAGCGAGTTACTTCGGTAAGCCTGTAATTGCTCCTCGCTTAGGCGGTGTTCTAGACACAGTTCAGCATGAAGAGAATGGAATACTAGTTAATCCCAATTCGGGTTATGAAGTGTTTCAAGCTTTCAATCGGTTGTGTAAAGATCAGCAACTACGTGAGCAATTTGGCCGTAAAGGTAAAGAATTAGCCAAGCGTAGAACTCTTCATCGATCGCTTTACAAATCAGAGGGATAA
- a CDS encoding sugar O-acetyltransferase, with translation MEKTEKQKMLAGELYLADDPELAAESKRASRLLRSYNSTTEEQQEQRQQILQELFGKLGDKISIVPPFHCDYGSNIFAGDRLYMNYGCVILDCNTVHIGENVLCAPYVQIYTAYHPTEPEIRLSGRELAAPINIGNNVWIGGSAIICPGVTIGDNTTIGAGSVVVKDIPENVVAAGNPCRVIRYLS, from the coding sequence ATGGAAAAAACCGAAAAACAGAAAATGCTTGCAGGCGAATTATATCTGGCGGATGATCCAGAATTGGCTGCCGAAAGTAAGCGAGCTAGCCGTCTGTTGCGAAGTTACAATTCTACAACCGAAGAACAGCAAGAGCAACGGCAGCAAATTTTGCAAGAATTATTTGGAAAGCTTGGTGACAAAATATCAATTGTGCCGCCCTTTCACTGTGACTATGGCAGTAATATTTTCGCTGGTGACAGATTGTATATGAACTATGGCTGTGTAATTTTAGACTGCAATACAGTTCATATTGGTGAAAATGTCTTATGCGCTCCTTATGTGCAAATTTATACTGCTTATCACCCAACAGAGCCAGAAATTCGTCTCTCTGGAAGAGAATTAGCTGCCCCAATTAACATTGGTAATAATGTGTGGATTGGTGGCAGTGCAATTATTTGTCCAGGTGTAACCATTGGTGATAACACAACCATTGGTGCTGGCAGTGTAGTTGTCAAAGATATACCTGAGAATGTTGTCGCTGCTGGCAATCCCTGCCGCGTCATTCGATATTTATCCTAG